The proteins below come from a single Tsuneonella deserti genomic window:
- a CDS encoding NAD(P)H-hydrate dehydratase: MDRLDAAWLRSHPLPPVSAEGDKNARGRVLVVGGAELVPGALRLTGEAALRAGAGKLQLATVRAAAMSLAVLVPEASMFALPADDQGEIAPEAAAKLRDRLGRSDALVFGPGMSRGERTDKLVAAVLDEAPAELTIVLDAAALTSAKGLREAVARRSGRVIMTPHFGEMSSLAVMPVEAIAGDPEAIALRIASQFNAVVALKSRSTVLASPDGQCARFEGGNAGLATSGSGDVLAGIVGGLAARGANCLTAAGWGVFIHGTAGERAAERIAEIGYLARDLVPFIPKLLAEFSQGVSA, from the coding sequence ATGGACCGCCTCGATGCTGCCTGGCTCCGCAGCCATCCCCTCCCGCCGGTGTCAGCGGAAGGAGACAAGAACGCGCGCGGCCGGGTGCTGGTCGTGGGGGGAGCGGAGCTCGTCCCCGGCGCGCTCCGGCTGACTGGAGAAGCAGCCCTGCGAGCCGGGGCAGGCAAGCTCCAGCTCGCCACGGTGCGGGCGGCGGCGATGTCGCTCGCGGTGCTCGTCCCCGAAGCCTCGATGTTCGCGCTGCCGGCAGACGATCAGGGCGAGATCGCGCCCGAGGCGGCCGCCAAGTTGCGTGATCGTCTCGGGAGAAGCGACGCACTTGTTTTCGGCCCGGGCATGTCGCGCGGAGAGAGGACCGACAAGCTGGTGGCGGCGGTACTCGACGAAGCGCCGGCTGAACTCACCATCGTGCTCGACGCCGCCGCGCTCACTTCGGCAAAGGGCTTGCGCGAGGCGGTCGCCCGGCGAAGCGGCAGGGTGATCATGACCCCGCATTTCGGCGAGATGAGCAGCCTCGCGGTGATGCCGGTCGAGGCGATCGCCGGGGATCCGGAGGCGATCGCGCTGCGCATCGCGAGCCAATTCAACGCCGTGGTAGCGCTCAAGAGCAGAAGCACCGTGCTCGCCTCGCCGGACGGCCAGTGCGCACGGTTCGAAGGCGGCAACGCAGGCCTTGCGACCAGCGGCTCGGGCGACGTTCTTGCCGGCATCGTCGGCGGACTGGCGGCGCGGGGAGCGAACTGCCTGACGGCCGCCGGATGGGGCGTGTTCATCCACGGCACTGCCGGTGAGCGTGCGGCGGAACGTATCGCCGAGATAGGCTACCTCGCGCGCGATCTCGTTCCGTTTATACCGAAACTGCTGGCCGAGTTTAGCCAGGGAGTATCGGCCTAA
- a CDS encoding histidine phosphatase family protein, with translation MNWPSQLIIVRHGQSAGNVARDEAHETLADRIALNNRDADVPLSELGYQQAKALGRWFAGMPEHERPEVLLSSPYRRALQTAETFRAAGGTGGDVPICFDERLREKEFGILDGLTTTGVANVFPDQAEFRRLLGKFYHRPPGGESWCDVILRLRSVLDTISLHHCNQRVMIFTHQVVVLCLRYIIETLDEAAILAIDREADVANCSITEFRLEPGDGGKLALTRYNVTAPMEQAETPVTREPDAIAGRRG, from the coding sequence TTGAACTGGCCTTCCCAACTCATCATCGTGCGCCACGGTCAGAGCGCGGGAAACGTGGCCCGCGACGAGGCGCACGAAACTCTCGCCGATCGCATTGCCCTTAATAACCGCGATGCTGACGTTCCCCTTAGCGAGCTCGGATACCAGCAGGCGAAGGCCCTCGGCCGGTGGTTTGCAGGTATGCCGGAGCACGAGCGGCCCGAAGTGCTGCTGTCCTCCCCCTACCGCCGGGCGCTCCAGACAGCCGAGACCTTTCGCGCGGCGGGCGGAACGGGCGGCGACGTGCCGATCTGCTTCGACGAGCGCCTGCGCGAGAAGGAGTTCGGCATCCTCGACGGACTGACGACCACCGGCGTCGCCAATGTCTTTCCCGACCAGGCAGAATTCCGGCGCCTGCTCGGAAAGTTCTACCACCGGCCCCCCGGCGGAGAGAGCTGGTGCGACGTCATCCTCCGGCTGCGCTCCGTGCTCGATACAATCTCGCTCCATCACTGCAACCAGCGGGTGATGATCTTCACTCACCAGGTCGTGGTTCTGTGCTTGCGCTACATTATCGAGACTCTGGACGAGGCGGCCATCCTGGCGATCGACCGCGAAGCGGACGTGGCGAATTGCTCGATCACCGAATTTCGCTTGGAACCTGGTGATGGCGGGAAGCTTGCTCTCACTCGGTATAACGTCACCGCGCCGATGGAACAGGCGGAGACGCCTGTAACCCGCGAGCCGGACGCCATCGCGGGCCGGCGCGGCTGA
- the lpdA gene encoding dihydrolipoyl dehydrogenase, which produces MADTQYDVIVLGSGPGGYVAAIRCAQLGFKTAIVERELLGGICLNWGCIPTKALLRSAEIKHYMDHAADYGLKVAGAIEADLAAVVKRSRGVAKQLNQGVTHLMKKNKIAVHMGEGTLTGPTSITVKGEKGEEKLTARHVIVATGARARELPFAKSDGKRVWTYRHAMTPAEMPSKLLVIGSGAIGIEFASFYNDMGAEVTIVEMLDRIVPVEDADVSAFLEKSLKKQGMTILTGAGVEALDVTGAGVKAKIKGKDGKVAESEFSHVIVAVGIVPNTENIGIEKLADLDRGFIQIDPYGRTKSKGLWAIGDCTPGPWLAHKASHEGVTAAEAIAQELGNKDAHPHPLDRNNIPGCTYCHPQVASVGLTEATAKEAGHEVRVGTFPFIGNGKAIALGEAEGFVKTVFDAKTGELLGAHMIGAEVTELIQGYVVGKTLETTEVELMNSIFPHPTLSEMMHESVLAAYGRALHI; this is translated from the coding sequence ATGGCTGACACTCAATACGACGTCATCGTGCTCGGCAGCGGCCCGGGTGGCTATGTCGCGGCGATCCGCTGCGCGCAGCTCGGCTTCAAGACCGCGATCGTCGAGCGTGAGCTGCTCGGCGGTATCTGCCTCAACTGGGGCTGCATCCCGACCAAGGCGCTGCTGCGCTCGGCAGAGATCAAGCACTACATGGATCACGCCGCCGACTATGGCCTGAAGGTCGCAGGCGCGATCGAGGCCGATCTTGCGGCGGTCGTGAAGCGCAGCCGCGGTGTTGCGAAGCAGCTCAACCAGGGCGTCACGCACCTGATGAAGAAGAACAAGATCGCGGTGCACATGGGGGAGGGCACGCTGACCGGTCCGACCTCGATCACCGTGAAGGGTGAGAAGGGCGAGGAGAAACTCACCGCCCGGCACGTGATCGTCGCCACCGGCGCACGCGCGCGCGAGCTCCCCTTCGCCAAGTCCGACGGCAAGCGCGTGTGGACTTATCGCCATGCGATGACCCCGGCCGAGATGCCGAGCAAGCTGCTGGTCATCGGATCGGGTGCAATCGGGATCGAATTCGCAAGCTTCTACAACGACATGGGAGCCGAAGTTACCATCGTCGAAATGCTCGACCGGATCGTCCCGGTGGAGGATGCGGATGTGTCGGCGTTCCTCGAGAAGAGCCTGAAGAAGCAGGGCATGACGATCCTGACCGGGGCGGGGGTCGAGGCGCTCGACGTTACCGGTGCAGGCGTGAAGGCGAAGATCAAGGGCAAGGACGGCAAGGTCGCGGAAAGCGAGTTCAGCCACGTCATCGTCGCCGTGGGCATCGTTCCGAACACGGAAAACATTGGCATCGAGAAGCTGGCCGATCTCGACCGCGGCTTCATCCAGATCGATCCCTACGGCCGCACGAAATCGAAGGGGCTGTGGGCGATCGGGGACTGCACGCCCGGCCCGTGGCTGGCCCACAAGGCGAGCCACGAAGGCGTCACCGCCGCCGAGGCGATCGCGCAGGAACTCGGCAACAAGGACGCGCATCCGCACCCGCTCGACCGCAACAACATTCCGGGCTGTACCTACTGCCATCCGCAGGTCGCCAGCGTCGGCTTGACCGAAGCCACGGCGAAGGAAGCCGGGCACGAGGTAAGGGTGGGCACGTTCCCCTTCATCGGCAACGGCAAGGCCATTGCGCTTGGAGAGGCGGAAGGCTTCGTCAAGACGGTGTTCGATGCGAAGACCGGCGAACTGCTCGGCGCCCACATGATCGGCGCGGAAGTAACCGAACTGATCCAGGGGTATGTCGTGGGCAAGACGCTGGAGACGACCGAGGTCGAACTGATGAACTCGATCTTCCCGCATCCCACTCTGTCCGAGATGATGCACGAAAGCGTTCTCGCGGCTTACGGGCGCGCGCTTCACATCTAG